From one Peredibacter starrii genomic stretch:
- a CDS encoding aldehyde dehydrogenase family protein, translating to MKEIKLFINGDFRTSEKSFTSLNPANGETVAKVYLPSHKDIDQAVDAAENAFYSLEWRGMDQNKRAEILEKISEKLKERRNELVELEVADSGSSLRKAKADVANAASYFKVLAGQLRKFQFEVKDENASRAGFSHNYRVYEPVGVCAQIIPWNFPLVMAAWKIGPVIASGSTSVLKTAEDTPVTASILAEILNDAGLPKGVVNIITGGASEGEYLLANKKVKKVAFTGSTAVGRKIMQNAGERIQNLSLELGGKSANIVLDDADLSIAVDGALYAFLYHAGQACDSGTRLFVEEKIYPEFKEALVKRIKDVKVGLPTDPATAYGPVVNKKQLDTIMGYIETSKKEGAKLLAGGSRMTDGDFSKGYYIQPTLFEVTPDHTIFNEEIFGPVLAITPVKNETEAVKLANQSVYGLAGAVWSKNQQRAINVAKQLETGMVWINEYHLLNPGMPFGGYKQSGIGREMGEEGMKAYLEVKHLWISDCDERAKKPWFDAIF from the coding sequence ATGAAAGAAATTAAACTATTCATTAATGGTGACTTCAGAACTTCTGAGAAGTCATTTACCTCTCTTAACCCAGCTAATGGTGAAACTGTGGCGAAGGTTTACCTTCCCTCGCATAAAGACATAGATCAAGCAGTAGACGCGGCCGAGAATGCTTTTTATTCACTAGAATGGCGTGGCATGGATCAAAATAAGCGCGCTGAAATTCTTGAAAAGATCTCTGAGAAATTAAAAGAAAGAAGAAACGAACTTGTGGAGCTTGAAGTTGCAGATTCTGGCTCTTCACTTCGTAAGGCCAAAGCAGACGTGGCCAATGCGGCCTCATATTTCAAAGTGCTTGCTGGTCAGCTTCGTAAGTTTCAATTTGAAGTGAAAGATGAGAACGCTTCTCGCGCTGGCTTCTCTCACAATTATCGTGTGTATGAACCAGTGGGTGTTTGCGCTCAAATCATTCCATGGAACTTCCCACTTGTGATGGCCGCATGGAAGATTGGTCCTGTGATTGCTTCTGGAAGTACCTCGGTTCTTAAAACAGCAGAAGACACTCCAGTTACAGCTTCTATTCTGGCCGAGATTCTAAACGATGCTGGTCTCCCTAAAGGTGTAGTGAACATCATCACTGGTGGCGCTTCAGAGGGTGAATATCTTCTCGCGAATAAGAAAGTGAAGAAAGTTGCTTTCACGGGTTCAACTGCAGTTGGTCGCAAGATCATGCAGAATGCTGGTGAAAGAATTCAGAATCTATCACTCGAGCTGGGTGGAAAATCGGCCAATATCGTACTGGATGATGCTGACCTTTCAATTGCTGTCGACGGTGCTCTTTACGCTTTCCTTTATCACGCAGGCCAGGCCTGTGACTCAGGTACTCGTCTCTTCGTTGAAGAGAAAATCTATCCAGAATTTAAAGAAGCACTCGTTAAACGAATTAAAGACGTAAAAGTTGGTCTTCCAACTGATCCAGCGACTGCTTATGGCCCTGTAGTGAACAAGAAGCAACTTGATACCATAATGGGATATATTGAGACTTCCAAGAAAGAAGGAGCAAAACTTCTTGCTGGTGGTTCGCGAATGACTGATGGAGATTTCTCTAAAGGTTATTACATCCAACCAACGCTTTTTGAAGTTACCCCTGATCACACGATCTTCAACGAAGAGATCTTCGGGCCGGTTCTTGCTATCACACCAGTGAAGAACGAAACTGAGGCGGTAAAACTAGCAAACCAATCGGTGTACGGTCTTGCGGGTGCAGTTTGGTCTAAGAACCAACAACGCGCGATCAATGTGGCGAAACAACTTGAAACCGGAATGGTTTGGATCAACGAATATCATCTTTTGAATCCAGGAATGCCGTTCGGTGGTTACAAGCAATCTGGAATTGGTCGCGAGATGGGTGAAGAAGGTATGAAAGCATACCTTGAAGTAAAACATCTTTGGATCTCTGATTGTGATGAAAGAGCGAAGAAGCCTTGGTTTGATGCCATTTTTTAA
- a CDS encoding thiolase family protein yields MTTSYIIHAKRTAIGSFGGVLSSVRIDDLLAELFKDYAKVAKHDLKEISDTIIGCANQAGEDNRNLARMSLILAGYPLDVPGTTINRLCGSSLDAVMDAHARIQAGFGDCFIAGGGESMSRAPYVMSKATSPFDRGQKMWDTAIGWRFENPKMAQMFPLLGMGETAEEVQKLHNISREDQDKFALASHQKAVKAQAEGKFKEEILAITVESKKGSFVVENDEGPRADTSLEKLAKLRPAFKKDGTVTAGNSSSINDGASMVVICSEEFLKRHNIQPIAKITGGAVHGLHPNVMGLGPVGAIKKLCTRFNHKLSDFDIFELNEAFAVQALGCIKELELDMSKINRNGGSIAIGHPLGASGTRILTTMLYQMKNDPSLKKGLASMCIGVGQGIAVSVERC; encoded by the coding sequence ATGACTACATCTTACATTATCCACGCCAAGAGAACTGCTATTGGTTCATTCGGCGGAGTACTCTCTTCTGTTCGCATTGATGATCTTCTTGCGGAGCTTTTTAAAGACTACGCAAAAGTTGCAAAACATGATCTGAAAGAAATTTCAGACACAATCATTGGTTGTGCTAACCAGGCCGGTGAAGATAACCGAAACCTTGCTCGCATGAGTTTGATTCTTGCTGGTTATCCACTTGATGTTCCGGGCACAACGATTAACCGTCTTTGTGGTTCTTCGCTTGATGCTGTGATGGACGCTCACGCTCGTATTCAAGCTGGTTTTGGTGATTGTTTCATCGCAGGCGGTGGCGAAAGTATGTCACGTGCTCCTTACGTGATGTCGAAAGCAACTTCTCCTTTTGATCGCGGTCAGAAGATGTGGGACACAGCGATCGGCTGGCGCTTTGAAAATCCTAAGATGGCCCAGATGTTCCCTCTTCTAGGAATGGGTGAAACTGCTGAAGAAGTTCAAAAGCTTCATAATATCTCACGCGAAGATCAGGATAAGTTCGCTCTAGCTTCTCACCAGAAAGCGGTGAAGGCACAAGCGGAAGGAAAATTTAAAGAAGAGATTCTTGCAATCACTGTGGAAAGTAAGAAAGGCTCATTCGTGGTTGAAAATGATGAAGGTCCTCGTGCTGATACATCTCTTGAGAAACTCGCTAAACTTCGTCCTGCTTTTAAAAAAGACGGTACAGTGACTGCGGGTAACAGCTCATCGATTAACGATGGTGCTTCAATGGTGGTCATTTGTTCAGAAGAGTTTCTAAAACGTCACAACATTCAGCCAATCGCAAAAATCACTGGTGGTGCGGTTCACGGTCTTCACCCGAACGTTATGGGTCTGGGTCCAGTTGGTGCTATTAAGAAACTTTGTACTCGTTTCAATCACAAGCTTTCTGACTTTGATATTTTTGAATTGAATGAAGCCTTCGCAGTTCAGGCCCTTGGGTGTATCAAGGAACTTGAACTTGATATGTCTAAGATTAACCGTAATGGTGGCTCGATTGCTATTGGTCACCCACTCGGAGCTTCTGGAACTCGAATTCTAACGACTATGCTTTACCAGATGAAAAACGATCCATCGCTTAAGAAGGGTCTGGCCTCTATGTGTATCGGTGTTGGTCAAGGAATCGCAGTATCGGTGGAAAGATGCTAA
- a CDS encoding gluzincin family metallopeptidase, with protein sequence MKLILMSLLMFWSSVHAYEAQVRKGELSPTLESMLVKANVETGMNFSPSHFLLIEERNLATSRYQFYVQMNSEVPVARTAVRIWSDLKTNELILAEMHLDEATLSNGAQLKAKFNKARFSPSALKSPKLNRHIKKLVAEKVSNNHIDNKIISLKFKDQWVNGDLRREVEVRGLRGLHFVAVSLLKNEIVEYGYREFAQSEMVSLKAHVYPIYEEVEATGERLNYEERELKYISSEIPDGGDEPLSGLGETNFTSDLHSPLLAETSYGQMKGLWSENSVRKKVEDLVSLMPKKENSFNNGVLLQGKYATVNLHPAVKETFKDLGGVSLRPTVYHMMTWMDGEESFESKALSGLSGKLITSQEELLSRTPVRLYNHDVRTYIESGVDEVQVYYGVTVLMDSLVGMGFNDAELSEKPFHAFLYDPDISMKDNAYYYDNTINFTTYSPGSPNYARDNPTIWHELGHAIMERLMGTHLGFADSKGGYGGLSEGMADFIAQIVVEEQTKGASFTGKETFRIINETGFALTNEFHDEGEAYGGVMNDMLMTVIRSEGEAGLRSFANLTIEAMRLTRNHPKLSAASWFEHMLIADELQGGKYKDVIVNALRVRNFSFEREFRPATMKITFHDVELTSDSQGSRERPVMACGTQGEVAFNLKMELTSGDSEFIKFPALVKVEYKKGALQGAINWVGEESNPQSYTVHSEDDILDIPIKANPVCDYINSPDGSCKDYAYIQVFNSGLHKPIAKKRFYLRLNHKACAQ encoded by the coding sequence ATGAAATTGATTTTGATGTCTCTTTTGATGTTTTGGAGCTCTGTTCACGCTTATGAGGCCCAAGTAAGAAAGGGCGAACTTTCTCCTACACTGGAATCGATGCTAGTGAAGGCGAATGTAGAGACTGGCATGAACTTTTCTCCGTCCCATTTCCTTTTAATTGAAGAAAGAAATCTCGCGACCAGTAGATACCAATTCTATGTCCAGATGAATTCTGAAGTGCCAGTTGCCCGTACTGCCGTTCGTATCTGGAGTGATCTTAAGACCAACGAACTTATTCTGGCAGAGATGCATTTGGATGAGGCAACTCTTTCAAATGGCGCTCAACTAAAGGCGAAGTTTAATAAAGCAAGATTTTCTCCTTCGGCCTTGAAATCGCCTAAGCTTAATCGTCACATCAAGAAGCTTGTGGCAGAAAAAGTTTCGAATAATCACATCGACAACAAAATCATTAGTCTTAAATTTAAAGATCAGTGGGTGAACGGTGATCTAAGACGTGAGGTTGAAGTAAGAGGTCTGCGTGGACTTCACTTCGTGGCCGTTTCTCTTCTTAAAAACGAAATTGTTGAATACGGCTACCGCGAATTCGCTCAGAGTGAAATGGTTTCGCTTAAGGCCCACGTCTATCCTATTTACGAAGAAGTTGAAGCAACTGGTGAGCGTCTGAATTATGAGGAGCGCGAACTAAAATACATCAGCTCAGAAATCCCTGACGGCGGTGATGAGCCCCTAAGTGGTCTAGGCGAGACAAATTTCACAAGTGATCTCCATAGCCCGCTTCTGGCGGAAACATCTTATGGTCAAATGAAGGGTCTGTGGTCTGAGAATTCAGTACGTAAAAAAGTAGAAGACCTGGTTTCGTTGATGCCTAAAAAAGAAAACAGCTTCAACAATGGTGTACTTCTTCAAGGTAAGTATGCGACTGTGAATCTTCACCCCGCTGTGAAAGAAACTTTCAAAGATCTTGGTGGCGTTTCTTTAAGGCCAACTGTTTATCACATGATGACTTGGATGGACGGAGAGGAGAGCTTTGAGAGTAAGGCCTTAAGTGGTCTTTCAGGAAAACTCATCACTTCTCAGGAAGAGTTGCTCTCTAGAACTCCGGTTCGTCTTTATAACCACGATGTCCGTACTTACATTGAATCAGGGGTAGATGAAGTTCAAGTTTACTACGGTGTTACGGTTCTTATGGATTCGCTCGTTGGCATGGGATTCAACGATGCTGAACTTTCAGAGAAGCCTTTTCATGCTTTCTTATACGATCCAGATATCAGCATGAAGGACAATGCTTACTATTACGATAATACGATTAACTTCACGACTTATTCTCCAGGGTCTCCAAATTACGCTCGTGATAATCCAACTATCTGGCATGAACTTGGTCACGCCATCATGGAACGTTTGATGGGAACTCACCTGGGTTTTGCTGATTCTAAAGGCGGCTACGGTGGATTGTCTGAAGGTATGGCGGATTTCATCGCGCAAATCGTAGTTGAAGAGCAAACGAAAGGAGCATCATTTACTGGGAAAGAAACTTTCCGAATCATCAATGAGACAGGTTTTGCTCTTACCAATGAGTTTCACGATGAAGGTGAGGCATATGGTGGAGTCATGAACGACATGCTCATGACGGTTATTAGAAGTGAAGGTGAAGCAGGTCTTCGCTCTTTTGCTAACCTCACGATCGAGGCCATGCGCCTAACTCGTAATCATCCAAAACTTTCAGCAGCGAGCTGGTTTGAGCATATGCTCATCGCTGATGAACTTCAGGGCGGAAAGTATAAAGACGTGATTGTGAATGCTCTTCGAGTTCGTAACTTCTCATTTGAAAGAGAATTTAGACCGGCAACGATGAAGATCACTTTTCATGATGTTGAATTAACTTCTGATTCACAAGGAAGCCGTGAGCGTCCAGTTATGGCCTGTGGCACTCAAGGTGAAGTCGCCTTCAACTTGAAGATGGAGCTGACTTCAGGTGATTCTGAATTCATTAAGTTTCCGGCGCTGGTTAAAGTTGAATATAAGAAAGGTGCTCTTCAAGGTGCAATTAATTGGGTAGGGGAAGAGTCAAATCCTCAGAGCTATACTGTGCATTCAGAGGATGACATCCTGGATATTCCTATTAAGGCCAATCCGGTTTGTGACTATATTAACTCACCGGACGGTTCATGTAAGGACTATGCTTATATTCAGGTCTTCAACTCAGGCCTACATAAGCCAATCGCCAAGAAGCGCTTCTATTTAAGATTAAATCACAAGGCATGTGCTCAATAG
- a CDS encoding SRPBCC family protein, translated as MKIKNLLLSSLFLLPCLSFAAEPITADEHQKLMKGESLQVVTWEEGYVWPKVFMRVVLNNRPQENMEVFMDFDSHKTFVPDMLESKVVKKVSPENMHVMMSMAMPWPVKKSTHTTNNVLVREADGSLTLKWSLVSAEFLKATDGYVTFKPYQGKTLMEYMTFIVPNSSFAGMFKNQVAGDVKKTVEKIAEHLNKTTEGRRAPASVVNGPDGKNKL; from the coding sequence ATGAAAATCAAAAACCTACTCCTCTCGAGTCTATTCCTATTACCTTGTCTTTCTTTTGCAGCTGAGCCGATCACGGCCGATGAGCATCAGAAACTCATGAAAGGAGAGAGCCTCCAAGTTGTGACCTGGGAAGAAGGATATGTGTGGCCCAAGGTTTTCATGCGAGTGGTTTTGAACAATAGGCCACAAGAGAACATGGAAGTCTTTATGGACTTTGATTCTCACAAGACGTTCGTCCCAGATATGCTCGAATCTAAAGTTGTAAAAAAAGTATCTCCCGAGAATATGCACGTCATGATGTCGATGGCGATGCCTTGGCCAGTGAAGAAAAGCACTCACACCACGAACAACGTTCTTGTTCGTGAAGCTGATGGAAGTCTAACTTTAAAGTGGAGTCTCGTGAGTGCTGAGTTTCTTAAGGCCACAGACGGTTACGTTACCTTCAAACCCTATCAGGGCAAGACCTTGATGGAGTATATGACCTTCATCGTTCCAAATTCATCTTTTGCAGGCATGTTTAAGAATCAGGTCGCTGGGGATGTGAAGAAGACAGTGGAAAAGATCGCTGAGCATCTTAATAAAACGACAGAAGGGCGCCGAGCTCCAGCTTCTGTCGTGAATGGTCCGGATGGTAAAAATAAGCTTTAA
- a CDS encoding 3-hydroxyacyl-CoA dehydrogenase family protein — translation MGFINMTNVSFDNILINFGFGTKEEKINVLKANPEKHVYMDLTCYDPQEFYDEYPQLKGSFAALFADDAKKMEIHFLHKEPGVIEKFKELGFTPVETTIVSCGFVFPRTIVQIINEAHFALADGVATKEDIDRAMKFGVNYPKGPFEWAEGRELYVKTLLDELFKKTGDKRYIHRF, via the coding sequence GTGGGTTTTATAAATATGACTAACGTATCATTTGATAACATTCTGATTAATTTTGGATTTGGCACGAAAGAAGAAAAGATCAATGTGCTTAAAGCAAATCCTGAGAAGCATGTTTACATGGATCTGACTTGTTATGATCCGCAAGAGTTCTATGATGAGTATCCACAATTAAAAGGATCTTTTGCTGCCCTTTTTGCGGATGATGCTAAGAAGATGGAAATCCATTTTCTGCACAAAGAACCAGGTGTGATTGAAAAGTTTAAAGAACTTGGTTTCACACCGGTTGAAACGACCATCGTTTCTTGTGGTTTCGTTTTTCCAAGAACGATTGTTCAGATCATCAATGAAGCGCACTTTGCTTTAGCTGATGGTGTCGCGACCAAAGAAGATATTGATCGCGCGATGAAGTTTGGTGTGAATTATCCAAAAGGTCCCTTCGAATGGGCCGAAGGAAGAGAGCTCTACGTGAAGACTCTTCTGGATGAGTTATTCAAAAAGACCGGCGATAAAAGATATATCCACCGTTTCTAA
- a CDS encoding 3-hydroxyacyl-CoA dehydrogenase family protein has protein sequence MKLQKIVVIGAGTMGSGIAQWFTQQLCSVELVDNSQAQLEKALKDIHTSWDKLAEKGKLSNAAELKTLISIKMIDQVAKDADLVVEAIIENLEIKRELFKKLDAYFGPHTILASNTSSFPIHLMAEAVERKDKFLGLHFFNPATIMKLVEVIKGKDSSEKLCRDLYAWFDSKDKKPAFCKDSPGFIVNRVARNFYGEPLRIVDTENEAKEKEVDAILKEVGGFKMGPFELMDLIGIDVNYSVTCSVWEAYDKEPRFAPHKLQKQMVDEKRFGRKSKRGFYKYD, from the coding sequence ATGAAATTACAAAAAATTGTAGTCATTGGCGCCGGAACCATGGGTTCCGGCATCGCCCAGTGGTTCACACAGCAACTCTGCTCGGTAGAACTCGTCGATAACTCTCAGGCCCAACTCGAAAAAGCACTTAAAGACATTCATACTTCATGGGACAAGCTGGCGGAAAAAGGAAAACTTTCAAACGCGGCCGAACTCAAAACTCTTATCTCAATAAAGATGATCGATCAGGTGGCAAAAGACGCTGACCTTGTGGTTGAAGCGATCATTGAGAACCTTGAGATCAAGCGCGAGCTTTTTAAGAAGCTAGACGCGTATTTTGGGCCTCATACAATTCTTGCAAGTAACACCTCGAGCTTCCCTATTCATCTTATGGCCGAGGCCGTAGAGCGAAAGGACAAGTTCCTAGGACTTCACTTCTTTAATCCTGCGACGATTATGAAGCTGGTGGAAGTGATTAAAGGCAAAGACTCATCAGAGAAACTCTGTCGTGATCTTTATGCCTGGTTTGATTCAAAAGATAAGAAGCCCGCTTTCTGTAAAGATTCGCCGGGGTTTATCGTGAACCGTGTGGCCCGTAACTTCTATGGTGAGCCACTACGTATTGTTGATACTGAAAACGAAGCTAAAGAGAAAGAAGTTGATGCCATCCTAAAAGAAGTGGGTGGTTTTAAGATGGGACCATTTGAACTTATGGATCTTATCGGAATCGACGTGAACTACTCTGTGACTTGCTCAGTGTGGGAAGCCTACGATAAAGAGCCGCGCTTTGCTCCTCATAAACTTCAAAAACAAATGGTTGATGAAAAGCGCTTTGGAAGAAAATCTAAGCGTGGGTTTTATAAATATGACTAA
- a CDS encoding Phenylacetic acid catabolic protein gives MRAYTAEDLKLFEEIKNGRTFDSTSEMPEIYRKNLMNLLWMQADSEYAGGLGYMPWIAKAPNAHERVLVAQIVKDEMRHAHVIYNILNDLGEKTHEHMLAHEFDWRIPEDLANIGFSRAKKDKRVNIFYYNITYWEDFCLFNFLMDRAAGHVLEDTLNSSYLPWKNAIGTICKEEHMHLAHGDKTVKLMAQDPEKKAFLQERLNLWWPRVMNTFGKSTGGANDIYQKLGLKNRSNADVRAAFVKEIEEKCAEWGLVVPEYIESEQPLEYTLS, from the coding sequence ATGCGCGCATACACTGCTGAGGATTTAAAGTTATTCGAAGAAATTAAAAACGGTCGTACATTCGACTCAACATCAGAAATGCCAGAGATCTACCGTAAGAATCTCATGAACCTTTTATGGATGCAGGCGGATTCTGAATATGCTGGTGGTCTTGGTTATATGCCTTGGATCGCGAAAGCTCCAAACGCTCACGAGCGCGTACTAGTTGCTCAAATCGTTAAAGATGAAATGAGACACGCTCACGTGATCTATAACATCCTGAATGATCTTGGCGAGAAAACTCACGAGCACATGCTTGCTCACGAGTTCGACTGGAGAATCCCAGAAGACCTGGCAAACATCGGTTTCTCTCGTGCTAAGAAAGATAAGCGTGTAAACATCTTCTACTACAACATCACTTACTGGGAAGACTTCTGTCTTTTCAACTTCCTTATGGACCGCGCTGCTGGTCACGTATTGGAAGATACACTTAACTCTTCTTACCTTCCTTGGAAAAATGCTATCGGCACAATCTGTAAGGAAGAGCACATGCACCTTGCTCACGGTGATAAAACTGTGAAGCTTATGGCGCAAGATCCAGAGAAGAAAGCGTTCCTTCAAGAGCGTCTTAACCTGTGGTGGCCACGTGTGATGAACACGTTCGGTAAATCAACTGGTGGAGCTAACGATATTTATCAAAAGCTTGGTCTTAAAAACCGTTCGAACGCTGACGTTCGTGCTGCTTTCGTAAAAGAAATCGAAGAGAAATGTGCTGAATGGGGCCTAGTAGTTCCTGAGTACATTGAATCTGAACAGCCTCTAGAATACACTCTTTCTTAA
- a CDS encoding enoyl-CoA hydratase-related protein gives MKTFETIKYEVNNGTAIITINRPQVYNALNVQGKLDIISGIKEANKDTTVRSIILTAEGKAFCSGQDLNDRTVDASKGPVDIGHTIETEWNPLIEAIRTSDKLVIGAIQGVCAGAGLSVALACDMKIAAPGVRFISGFSQIGLAPDAGMSFMLVRQMGITRALEFALLGKPLLSEAMLEYNFINSIAENPLQDAVKLATEINNLAPLSVKMVKKNLQYANEKELGDVLNREKYVQRMLGFSQDYKEGVAAFLEKRKPQFKGQ, from the coding sequence ATGAAAACATTTGAAACGATTAAATACGAAGTAAATAACGGAACTGCGATTATCACAATCAATCGTCCGCAAGTTTACAACGCTCTCAATGTTCAGGGAAAACTCGATATCATCTCGGGCATTAAAGAAGCGAATAAAGACACCACTGTTCGTTCAATTATTTTGACCGCCGAAGGTAAGGCCTTCTGTTCAGGACAAGATTTGAACGATCGCACTGTTGACGCCAGCAAAGGCCCGGTGGATATCGGTCACACAATTGAAACTGAGTGGAATCCTCTCATTGAAGCGATCCGTACGTCGGATAAATTGGTGATTGGTGCGATTCAGGGCGTATGTGCCGGAGCGGGATTGTCGGTGGCCCTGGCCTGCGACATGAAAATTGCTGCCCCTGGAGTGCGCTTCATTTCAGGCTTTAGTCAGATTGGCCTGGCACCGGACGCCGGAATGAGCTTTATGCTGGTTAGACAGATGGGTATAACCCGGGCCTTAGAATTCGCGCTGTTAGGCAAGCCACTTCTCTCAGAGGCGATGCTCGAGTATAATTTTATCAATAGCATAGCGGAAAATCCCCTTCAGGATGCTGTAAAATTGGCCACGGAAATCAATAATCTTGCCCCACTTTCCGTGAAAATGGTGAAGAAGAACCTCCAATATGCTAATGAAAAGGAACTTGGAGATGTATTAAACCGTGAGAAGTATGTTCAGCGTATGCTGGGCTTCTCGCAGGACTATAAGGAAGGCGTAGCTGCTTTCCTGGAAAAACGTAAACCGCAATTTAAAGGTCAATAA
- a CDS encoding enoyl-CoA hydratase-related protein: MKSFENILLTKNYQNHAHVALIQLNRPKVLNAISTDLLKELVEALFLLEDDKDVRVIMITGGDRAFAAGADIAQLAEASPIDQINDTRIRTWKQMSLISKPIIAAVNGFALGAGSELAMSCDFIIAGDSARFGQPEIKIGTIPGAGGTQRLTRAIGKSKAMLAVLTGEMMDAYEAERSGLVAKVVPAETLMQETFEIAKVIANRAPVAVKLAKEAVNMAFETPLKDGMEFERRNFYLTFASKDQKEGMKAFMEKREPKYEGN; encoded by the coding sequence GTGAAGTCGTTCGAAAATATCCTGCTCACTAAAAATTATCAGAATCACGCCCACGTAGCACTTATTCAGCTTAATCGTCCGAAAGTTTTAAACGCTATTTCAACTGACCTTTTAAAAGAGTTAGTGGAAGCGCTTTTTCTTTTAGAAGACGACAAAGACGTACGGGTCATCATGATCACTGGTGGTGATCGTGCTTTTGCGGCCGGAGCTGATATCGCTCAATTGGCCGAGGCCTCTCCGATTGATCAAATTAACGACACGCGAATCAGAACTTGGAAACAAATGTCACTTATTTCGAAACCAATCATTGCGGCCGTAAATGGTTTTGCTCTTGGTGCCGGAAGTGAACTTGCTATGTCTTGTGATTTTATCATCGCAGGCGATTCGGCCCGTTTTGGTCAGCCTGAAATTAAAATCGGAACTATTCCTGGAGCTGGTGGGACTCAACGTTTGACGAGAGCGATTGGAAAATCAAAGGCCATGCTCGCCGTCCTTACGGGTGAGATGATGGATGCTTACGAAGCCGAGAGATCAGGTCTTGTGGCAAAAGTTGTTCCTGCAGAAACACTTATGCAGGAGACATTTGAGATCGCGAAAGTGATCGCAAATCGTGCTCCAGTTGCCGTGAAGCTTGCTAAAGAGGCCGTGAATATGGCGTTCGAAACTCCGCTTAAAGACGGAATGGAATTTGAACGCAGAAACTTCTACCTGACTTTCGCTTCGAAAGATCAGAAAGAAGGAATGAAAGCATTCATGGAAAAAAGAGAACCGAAGTATGAAGGGAATTAG
- a CDS encoding phosphate ABC transporter ATP-binding protein translates to MRNHVVNTNEFSFWYGDFQALRSLTFNISAFKITALIGPSGCGKSTFLKCLNRINERGNVVSHEGSIQVFGQDIYHPTVALPELRKQVGMVFQKPNPLPLSIYENVIFGARTHIKKIKASELDDMVESSLKRVGLWDDLKDQLNRSALTLSLEKQQRLCIARLLPLKPKLLLLDEPCSALDPAGIEAIETLIKDLKKDYSIIIVTHSMSQAKRVSDETIFMYMGELVEMGQTEALFNTPKEAKTAAYIEGRFG, encoded by the coding sequence ATGAGAAACCATGTAGTAAACACTAATGAATTCAGTTTTTGGTATGGAGATTTCCAGGCCCTGAGAAGTTTAACGTTCAATATCTCTGCTTTCAAAATCACGGCGCTGATTGGCCCGTCTGGTTGTGGTAAGAGTACATTCTTAAAGTGCTTAAACCGAATTAACGAACGTGGGAATGTAGTTTCACACGAAGGTTCAATTCAGGTTTTTGGCCAAGATATTTATCACCCGACAGTTGCCCTACCAGAGCTTCGTAAACAAGTCGGGATGGTTTTCCAGAAACCAAATCCTCTTCCACTTTCAATTTATGAAAATGTGATTTTTGGTGCTCGCACTCATATTAAAAAAATCAAGGCCTCTGAACTAGACGATATGGTTGAGTCTTCACTTAAACGTGTGGGGCTTTGGGACGATCTTAAAGATCAACTAAACCGTTCGGCCTTGACTTTAAGTTTAGAGAAGCAGCAGCGTCTTTGTATCGCTCGCCTTCTTCCACTTAAGCCAAAACTTCTTCTTCTGGATGAGCCTTGTTCGGCCCTGGATCCAGCGGGTATTGAAGCGATTGAGACCCTGATTAAAGACCTTAAGAAGGACTATTCTATCATCATCGTGACTCACTCTATGAGTCAGGCGAAACGCGTGTCTGATGAAACAATTTTCATGTACATGGGTGAGCTTGTTGAGATGGGTCAAACAGAAGCTCTTTTCAACACGCCAAAAGAAGCAAAAACAGCTGCTTATATTGAAGGAAGATTCGGTTAA